A genomic region of Enterobacteriaceae endosymbiont of Macroplea mutica contains the following coding sequences:
- a CDS encoding amino acid permease, which translates to MNLMKKDLYNIQKKKTQQKITNSHYNKVMSNRHIQMIALGGTIGSGLFLGSSIRLKVMGPSLIIMYIICGFFCYLIMRALGELISYRPSSGSFISYSREFLGQYAEYISGWMYFINWIMTGIVDMMAISLYVHRWYCFHHISTWILVIITLLMVCIMNIISVRYFAEIEFWLAFIKVFTIVSFLLIGTFILCSYYIFHYEIINIPIDVTMNFITNHNQYNFFPYGIWKTILLTQGVIFSFASIELIGITSGECQNPHQILPKAINGVIWRIMLFYIGSITLLILLIPLNQYKGYISPFITALQKFRIPYIDSFMNIVIISAALSSLNSGLYSIGRILRTMAIGNVAPKIFIKMNKYKIPYMSIIITVIXYLVGIYISYFLTNNIFVIILNIASLGVITSWMFILLCQIKLRQAIQEGKIEEVSYKMPGSPLTSWCTLLFLVFIICTIACNYPSGTYAICCVPILSLFLYIGWFIIQKQK; encoded by the coding sequence ATGAATTTAATGAAAAAGGATCTGTATAATATTCAAAAAAAAAAAACACAACAGAAAATAACAAATTCACATTATAATAAAGTTATGAGTAATAGACATATACAAATGATTGCTTTAGGCGGAACTATAGGTTCAGGATTATTTTTAGGTTCTAGTATTAGATTAAAAGTTATGGGACCATCATTAATTATAATGTATATTATATGTGGTTTTTTCTGTTATTTAATAATGCGTGCTTTAGGTGAATTAATATCATATAGACCATCTAGTGGTAGTTTTATTTCATATTCAAGAGAATTTTTAGGGCAATATGCTGAATATATATCTGGATGGATGTATTTTATAAATTGGATTATGACAGGAATAGTTGATATGATGGCAATATCACTATATGTGCACAGATGGTATTGTTTCCATCATATTTCTACATGGATATTAGTAATTATTACATTACTAATGGTATGTATAATGAATATTATTAGTGTGAGATATTTTGCTGAAATAGAATTTTGGTTAGCTTTTATTAAAGTATTTACTATAGTCTCATTTTTATTAATAGGTACTTTTATTTTATGTAGTTATTATATTTTTCATTATGAAATCATTAATATACCTATTGATGTGACAATGAATTTTATTACAAATCATAATCAATATAATTTTTTCCCATATGGAATATGGAAAACTATATTATTAACACAAGGTGTTATTTTTTCTTTTGCATCTATAGAATTAATTGGTATAACATCTGGAGAATGCCAAAATCCCCATCAAATTTTACCAAAAGCAATTAATGGAGTAATTTGGAGAATTATGCTATTTTATATAGGTTCGATTACATTATTAATATTACTAATACCATTAAATCAATATAAAGGATATATTAGTCCATTTATTACTGCTTTACAAAAATTTAGAATACCTTATATCGATTCTTTTATGAATATTGTAATTATAAGTGCGGCTTTATCTAGTTTAAATTCCGGTTTATATTCTATTGGTAGAATTTTACGTACTATGGCAATAGGTAATGTTGCTCCTAAGATTTTTATTAAAATGAATAAATACAAAATACCTTATATGAGCATTATAATTACTGTTATTRTTTATTTAGTAGGTATTTATATTAGTTATTTTTTAACAAATAATATATTTGTAATCATACTAAATATTGCATCTTTAGGCGTAATTACATCATGGATGTTTATTTTATTATGTCAAATAAAATTAAGACAGGCAATACAGGAAGGAAAAATTGAAGAAGTTAGTTATAAGATGCCAGGATCACCATTAACATCATGGTGTACATTATTATTTCTTGTTTTTATAATCTGTACTATTGCTTGTAATTATCCTAGTGGCACATATGCAATATGTTGTGTGCCTATATTATCATTATTCTTATATATAGGATGGTTTATTATACAGAAACAAAAATAA
- a CDS encoding cytochrome ubiquinol oxidase subunit I translates to MFNVVNLSRLQFALTAMYHFIFVPLTLGMSFLLAIMETIYVISNKIIYKDMTKFWSKLFGINFALGIATGLTMEFQFGTNWSYYSHYVGDIFGAPLAIEGLMAFFLESTFVGLFFLGWERLNKIQHVITTWLVALGSNLSALWILIANGWMQNPIASHFNYKTMRMEMDNLWNLIFNPVAQVKFVHTVAAGYTTGAIFVIGISSYYLLKKRDILFAKKSIIIAASFGLASILSVMILGDESGYQMGDVQKTKLAVIEAEWETQKPPASFTIFSIPNQNKQINKYSISVPYMLGMIATRSLNTPIMGIKEITHNYEIRIRNGIQALKALEQIKNGYYNTHILKIFKKYQKDLGYGLLIKQYHYHDLNLINNHEITKIAQNSIPLVFPLFFAFRIMVAISIILLITIAVVFFYALKNNINHKKYLLRFCLYIIPLPWIASESGWFVAEYGRQPWAIGEILPTFMAASTIDISEILFSIIIITIIYTILFIIELYFMFKIARIGPSVLQTGRYFFEQNINKIRD, encoded by the coding sequence ATGTTTAATGTAGTTAATTTATCAAGATTGCAATTTGCATTAACTGCTATGTATCATTTTATTTTTGTTCCATTAACATTAGGTATGTCTTTCTTGTTAGCGATTATGGAAACTATATATGTTATATCTAATAAAATTATATATAAGGATATGACAAAATTTTGGAGTAAATTATTTGGTATTAATTTTGCATTAGGAATCGCTACAGGTTTAACTATGGAATTTCAATTTGGTACTAATTGGTCTTATTATTCACATTATGTAGGAGATATATTTGGTGCGCCATTAGCTATAGAAGGTTTAATGGCATTTTTTTTAGAATCTACTTTTGTAGGGTTATTTTTTTTAGGTTGGGAACGACTAAATAAAATCCAACATGTAATTACAACCTGGTTAGTTGCTTTAGGATCAAATTTATCTGCTTTATGGATTTTAATTGCTAATGGTTGGATGCAAAATCCTATAGCATCACATTTTAATTATAAAACTATGCGCATGGAAATGGATAACTTATGGAATTTAATATTTAATCCAGTAGCACAAGTTAAATTTGTACATACTGTGGCTGCAGGATATACTACTGGAGCTATTTTTGTTATTGGCATTAGTTCATATTATTTATTAAAAAAAAGAGATATATTATTTGCAAAAAAATCTATTATTATCGCGGCTAGTTTTGGTTTAGCTTCTATATTATCTGTAATGATCTTAGGTGATGAATCAGGTTATCAAATGGGAGATGTGCAAAAAACAAAATTAGCTGTTATTGAAGCAGAATGGGAAACACAAAAACCTCCTGCATCTTTTACAATCTTTAGTATCCCTAATCAAAATAAACAAATTAATAAATATTCCATTTCTGTGCCCTACATGTTAGGTATGATAGCAACAAGATCACTTAATACTCCTATTATGGGTATTAAAGAAATAACTCATAATTATGAAATAAGAATCCGTAATGGCATACAAGCTCTCAAGGCTTTAGAACAAATTAAAAATGGTTATTATAATACTCATATTCTGAAAATCTTTAAGAAATATCAAAAAGATCTAGGATATGGATTACTAATTAAACAATATCATTATCATGATTTAAATCTTATTAATAACCATGAGATCACGAAAATAGCGCAAAATTCTATTCCATTAGTTTTCCCATTATTTTTTGCTTTTCGTATTATGGTTGCTATTAGCATAATCTTATTAATAACTATTGCTGTTGTATTTTTTTATGCTTTAAAAAACAATATAAATCACAAAAAATATTTATTAAGATTTTGTTTATATATTATTCCTTTACCTTGGATTGCTTCTGAATCAGGATGGTTTGTTGCTGAATATGGACGCCAACCATGGGCTATTGGTGAAATATTACCAACATTTATGGCTGCTTCTACTATAGATATATCAGAAATATTGTTTTCTATAATTATAATTACTATAATTTATACTATATTGTTTATTATAGAATTATATTTTATGTTTAAAATTGCACGTATAGGACCTAGTGTTTTACAAACAGGCAGATATTTTTTTGAACAAAATATTAATAAAATTAGAGATTAA
- the cydX gene encoding cytochrome bd-I oxidase subunit CydX — protein MWYFTWFIGVLLACSFSIIVSLAQEYYLQ, from the coding sequence ATGTGGTATTTTACTTGGTTTATTGGTGTATTATTAGCATGTAGTTTTAGTATTATTGTATCTTTAGCACAAGAATATTATTTACAATAA
- the cydB gene encoding cytochrome d ubiquinol oxidase subunit II — protein sequence MLNYELLCIIWYILIVILITGFMITDGLDMGVGVLLFILGQKNIDRRIIINTIAPHWDGNQVWFITAAGAMFAAWPNVYATLFSSFYMIMFILLIFLFLRPIGFEYRTKLPNTIWETICDIFITIGSIMPIIAIGIILGYILQGIPFYFDKYYHIYYNREILLPFSLFNLMIIITTVLVVLNQAATFLQLRINDKHINNKLNIIIPMISMSLIFMIIITFIYMIFYIRGYKLNVLNIQEIHYLPLITSDITYSEGFWINNFIKNVYLLIIPISSIINLLFLIVLSIYQKHILAFICSIYNIISIIITIAIAIFPFIIPSTYANYSLTIWNAASSRLTLSIMLYVALIFIPIMLLYSYWCYKKMFFKITKQHIQKNPLNYY from the coding sequence ATGTTAAATTATGAGTTATTGTGTATTATTTGGTATATTCTAATAGTTATCTTAATAACTGGATTTATGATTACTGATGGTTTAGATATGGGTGTAGGTGTTTTATTATTTATACTTGGACAAAAAAACATTGATAGAAGAATAATTATTAATACTATCGCTCCTCATTGGGATGGTAATCAAGTATGGTTTATTACAGCTGCGGGAGCCATGTTTGCAGCTTGGCCTAATGTCTATGCTACTTTATTTTCTAGTTTTTATATGATTATGTTTATATTACTTATTTTTTTGTTTTTACGTCCTATAGGTTTCGAATATCGTACGAAATTACCTAATACAATATGGGAAACTATTTGTGATATATTTATTACAATAGGTAGTATTATGCCGATTATTGCTATAGGAATAATATTAGGATATATATTACAAGGTATTCCTTTTTATTTTGACAAATATTACCATATTTATTATAACAGAGAGATATTATTGCCTTTTAGTTTATTCAATTTAATGATTATAATAACTACTGTATTAGTTGTGTTAAATCAAGCTGCTACATTTTTGCAATTAAGAATTAATGATAAACATATTAATAATAAATTAAATATTATCATACCTATGATATCTATGTCTTTAATATTTATGATTATAATAACATTTATATATATGATATTTTATATACGCGGTTATAAATTGAATGTATTAAATATACAGGAAATACACTATTTACCTCTAATAACATCAGATATAACATATAGTGAAGGATTTTGGATAAATAATTTTATAAAAAATGTATATCTATTGATTATACCAATAAGCAGTATTATCAACTTACTTTTTCTTATAGTTTTATCCATATACCAAAAACATATACTTGCTTTTATTTGTTCTATATATAATATCATTAGTATTATCATTACTATAGCAATAGCAATATTTCCTTTTATTATTCCTTCAACATATGCAAATTATAGTTTAACAATTTGGAATGCTGCATCTAGTAGATTAACATTAAGTATTATGTTATACGTAGCATTAATTTTTATACCAATTATGTTATTGTATTCATATTGGTGTTATAAAAAAATGTTTTTTAAAATTACTAAACAACATATTCAAAAAAATCCTTTAAACTATTATTAA
- a CDS encoding 2-oxoglutarate dehydrogenase E1 component has product MNQNNLHWFMNGININYMEELYKQFLTNPQSIHDTWHVFFTNLNKKIYINKKNIADIMSLKYQQVLEKKVSQAIHTFRSIGHYYAKNNFLCAQNINKNLTLQTFNIDIQDINKKILLYNNMKSIKNIFHTYQQIYCSSIGIEYMHLPSKEQIFLQKKIELSTYNFNNYEKKIFLEELIATETFETFFGKNFPGTKRFSIEGCDVIIPVIKEVVRYISNTTLQKTNTIIIGMAHRGRLNILANIMGKSIQQIINEFNETDINVSIADDVKYHLGYSSVININQKNINLHLVCNPSHLEYINPVVMGITRSYYDYYSKDMILPIMIHGDASIVGQGIVQETLNMSYTNGYNIHGTIHIIINNQIGFTNSDINDLRSSYYCTDIAKIIGCPIFHINADSIEDVIYIIRLAIIYRNSFHKDVFIDLISYRRHGHSEIDDPYMTQPMMYNLIKQHDTVQTIYQQKLLSEKLIDQKFIYKLYDKYNTLLQKKYCLTYTKQIYPQNLNKNNDSKNNHFTKKTLKNLFYTISIIPKYINMHKRVKNIYLDRLLMCEEKKLLDWGAAESLAYATVLAQGFSCRITGEDSIRGTFAHRHAIIYDQNNDNIYIPLQNISTTQGNFYIYNSVLSEAAVLGFEYGYTLQNRNLTIWEAQFGDFANASQVIIDQFIVSGKKKWNYISNLVLLLPHGYEGQGPEHSSARIERYLQLCAENNIQVCVPTTAAQIYHLLCTQIHNNKPLIIFTPKSLLRHELSFSSLSSFVDHHFIKVLLETEIIHNIQRVIFCTGKIYYELLEYRKKNNYMNTALIRIEQLYPLPIEDLKKIIHKYIICVKNFFWCQEEPENQGAWIYIQYYFYKKLHHRINYIGREKSSSTATGYISIHKKQQNKILFTAFNTNTNNLLLKK; this is encoded by the coding sequence ATGAATCAAAATAATCTACATTGGTTTATGAATGGCATTAATATTAATTACATGGAAGAATTATATAAGCAATTTTTAACTAATCCGCAATCTATACATGATACATGGCATGTTTTTTTTACTAATTTAAATAAAAAAATATATATTAATAAAAAAAATATAGCAGATATTATGTCTTTAAAATATCAGCAAGTTTTGGAAAAAAAAGTATCTCAGGCAATTCATACTTTTAGAAGTATAGGACATTATTATGCCAAAAATAATTTTTTATGTGCACAAAATATAAATAAAAATTTAACATTACAAACGTTTAATATTGATATACAAGATATTAATAAAAAAATCTTATTATATAATAATATGAAAAGTATTAAAAATATTTTTCATACATATCAACAAATATACTGTTCTTCTATCGGTATAGAATATATGCATTTACCTTCTAAAGAACAAATTTTTTTACAAAAAAAAATAGAATTATCTACTTATAATTTTAATAATTATGAAAAAAAGATCTTTTTAGAAGAACTAATTGCTACAGAAACCTTTGAGACATTCTTTGGAAAAAATTTTCCAGGTACTAAAAGATTTTCTATAGAAGGTTGTGATGTAATTATTCCTGTTATAAAAGAAGTTGTACGTTATATAAGTAATACTACGTTACAAAAAACGAATACTATTATTATTGGTATGGCACATCGTGGTAGATTAAATATATTAGCAAACATTATGGGTAAAAGCATACAACAGATTATCAATGAATTTAATGAAACTGATATTAATGTATCTATTGCAGATGATGTAAAATATCATCTKGGTTATTCTTCTGTAATTAATATAAATCAGAAAAACATAAATTTGCATTTAGTATGTAATCCTTCACATTTAGAATATATTAATCCTGTAGTTATGGGTATTACAAGATCATATTATGATTATTACAGTAAAGATATGATATTACCAATTATGATTCATGGTGATGCATCGATTGTTGGACAAGGAATAGTACAAGAAACATTAAATATGTCATATACTAATGGATATAATATTCATGGTACTATACACATTATTATTAATAACCAAATTGGTTTTACTAATTCAGATATTAATGATTTAAGATCAAGTTATTATTGTACAGATATAGCTAAGATAATAGGTTGTCCTATTTTTCACATAAATGCAGATAGCATAGAAGATGTAATTTATATAATAAGATTAGCAATAATTTATAGAAATTCTTTTCATAAAGATGTTTTTATCGATTTAATTTCATATAGAAGACATGGTCATAGTGAAATTGATGATCCGTATATGACTCAACCTATGATGTATAATTTAATTAAACAACATGATACTGTGCAAACTATATATCAACAAAAACTATTATCAGAAAAACTTATTGATCAAAAATTTATATATAAATTATATGATAAATATAATACTTTATTACAAAAAAAATATTGTTTGACATATACCAAACAAATTTATCCACAAAATCTTAATAAGAACAATGACAGTAAAAATAACCATTTTACCAAAAAAACTTTAAAAAATTTGTTTTATACTATAAGTATAATTCCTAAATATATTAATATGCATAAACGTGTTAAAAACATTTATTTAGATAGACTTTTAATGTGTGAAGAAAAAAAGTTATTGGATTGGGGTGCTGCGGAAAGTCTAGCATATGCAACTGTACTTGCACAAGGTTTTTCTTGCCGTATTACTGGAGAAGATAGTATAAGAGGAACTTTTGCACATAGACACGCCATTATATATGATCAAAATAATGATAATATTTATATACCTTTACAAAATATTAGTACTACACAAGGAAATTTTTATATTTATAATTCTGTTTTATCAGAAGCAGCTGTATTAGGTTTTGAATATGGTTATACTCTACAAAATCGTAATTTAACAATCTGGGAAGCGCAATTTGGAGATTTTGCAAATGCTAGCCAAGTTATTATAGATCAATTTATTGTTTCCGGTAAAAAAAAATGGAATTATATATCTAATTTAGTATTATTATTACCACATGGTTATGAAGGTCAAGGGCCAGAACATTCTTCCGCTAGGATAGAAAGATATTTACAATTATGTGCAGAAAATAATATACAAGTATGTGTGCCAACAACAGCAGCACAAATATACCATTTGTTATGTACACAAATACATAATAATAAACCATTAATTATTTTTACACCTAAATCACTTTTAAGACATGAATTATCTTTTTCATCTTTAAGTTCTTTTGTAGATCATCATTTCATTAAAGTATTGTTAGAAACAGAAATAATACATAATATTCAACGTGTTATTTTTTGTACTGGTAAAATATATTATGAATTATTGGAATATAGAAAAAAAAATAATTATATGAATACTGCTTTAATAAGAATTGAACAACTATATCCTTTACCTATAGAAGATCTAAAAAAAATTATTCATAAATATATAATATGTGTTAAAAATTTTTTTTGGTGTCAAGAAGAACCAGAAAATCAAGGTGCTTGGATATATATTCAATATTATTTTTATAAAAAATTACATCACCGTATTAACTATATCGGTAGGGAAAAATCATCTTCTACAGCAACTGGATATATTTCTATACATAAAAAACAACAAAACAAAATATTATTTACTGCTTTTAATACTAATACTAATAATCTTTTATTAAAAAAATAA
- a CDS encoding 2-oxo acid dehydrogenase subunit E2, whose product MNNINIIVPELPESVNNAIIIQWHKKPGDIINIDDVLVELETDKIVLEIPATVPGILKQILVSQNSKVQSQQIIGVIEKRIQNNNVNFKTKTSIKTHYQKNYTQPNQQFYSPSTRRKMSIQDNILQDIQKNKTLGSEHTTLKNKKRIPMSPIRQQIAKQLMLSKNNTITLTTFNEVNMEQIQIIRKKYSSDIQQEYQIKLGFMPFYIKASAIALKKYPQINAYIDNQDIIYNDTYHINIAIATQRGLITPIIKNTDILSIISLEKNIQNLLYKSNNNKLSLDELSSGTFTITNGGVFGSLMSTPIINPPQSAILGIHAIQNRPIVINKKICIMPMTYLALSYDHRLIDGKEAISFLIYLKKLLENPIILLLNM is encoded by the coding sequence ATGAATAATATTAATATTATTGTTCCAGAATTACCAGAATCAGTAAACAATGCTATTATTATACAATGGCATAAAAAACCAGGTGATATTATTAATATTGATGATGTTTTAGTAGAATTAGAAACAGATAAAATAGTATTAGAAATACCTGCTACTGTTCCTGGTATTTTAAAACAAATATTAGTATCACAAAACAGTAAAGTACAATCACAACAAATAATTGGTGTGATAGAAAAAAGAATACAGAATAATAATGTTAATTTTAAAACAAAGACTTCTATAAAAACACATTATCAAAAAAATTACACACAACCAAATCAGCAATTTTATAGTCCTTCTACGAGACGTAAAATGTCTATACAAGATAATATATTACAAGACATACAAAAGAATAAAACACTAGGTTCAGAACATACAACATTAAAAAATAAAAAACGTATTCCTATGTCACCTATTAGACAACAAATTGCTAAACAATTAATGTTATCTAAAAATAATACAATTACATTAACCACTTTTAACGAAGTGAATATGGAGCAAATACAAATTATTAGAAAAAAATATTCTTCTGATATACAACAAGAATATCAAATTAAATTAGGATTTATGCCTTTTTATATTAAAGCTTCTGCAATTGCTTTAAAAAAATATCCTCAAATTAATGCATATATTGATAATCAAGATATTATCTATAATGATACATATCATATTAATATAGCAATAGCTACACAAAGAGGTTTAATTACGCCAATTATTAAAAATACTGATATATTATCAATTATATCTCTTGAAAAAAACATTCAAAATTTACTTTATAAAAGTAATAATAATAAATTATCTCTAGATGAACTATCTAGTGGTACATTTACCATTACTAATGGAGGAGTATTTGGATCATTAATGTCTACTCCTATTATTAATCCCCCACAAAGTGCTATTTTAGGTATACATGCTATACAAAATAGACCTATTGTAATTAATAAAAAAATTTGTATTATGCCCATGACATATTTAGCATTATCATATGATCATCGTTTAATTGATGGTAAAGAGGCAATTAGTTTTTTAATATATTTAAAAAAACTATTAGAAAATCCTATAATATTATTATTGAATATGTAA
- the parE gene encoding DNA topoisomerase IV subunit B has translation MNHLNQYNADSIEVLEGLDPVKRRPGMYTDLTNPNHLGREVIDNSVDEALSGYAKNITVVLYKDQSLEVTDDGRGMPIDIHPQEGISAIELILCRLHAGGKFSNKNYHFSGGLHGVGISVVNALSKRMEVNIFRNCKIYNIVFSYGHKIKNLNIINNNINYTGTNIRFWPDEHFFESTIFLVSNLINILKAKAILCPGLIVNFHNKNTEEHYTWNYQNGLCDYLINSTKQYVTVPDKPFIGNYHSNIKQLDWALLWIPNNNYCIVESYVNLIPTIYGGTHVNGLKLGLLEGIKNFCVLHNMLSKNIKLCSDDIWSHCSYILSLKIQDPQFTGQTKERLSTRQCTMFVANIVRDAFILWLNKNIKIGTYIANMVISNAQKRIRASKKIIKKKNYISSILPGKLADCIIKNPKQTELFLVEGDSAGGSAKQARDKNYQAVMPLKGKILNTWEISSEVILSSQEIYDIILAIGIYPNNSNLKKLRYHKICILADADSDGLHIATLLCALFIKHFFPLVQNGNIYVVMPPLYRIDIGKKVIYALDEKEKSLILTQNNHQIKKHNINVQRFKGLGEMNPKQLRETTFNPSTRKLIQLIINNNVLDKNKTMAIMDMLLSKKRSEDRRKWLQQKGNITNI, from the coding sequence ATGAATCATTTAAATCAATATAACGCTGACTCAATAGAAGTTTTAGAAGGGTTAGATCCTGTTAAACGTAGACCTGGCATGTATACTGATCTTACTAATCCTAACCACTTAGGGCGAGAAGTAATAGATAATAGTGTAGACGAAGCATTATCTGGATATGCAAAAAATATTACAGTAGTTTTATATAAAGATCAGTCATTAGAAGTAACTGATGATGGCAGAGGCATGCCCATAGATATACATCCGCAGGAAGGAATATCTGCTATAGAACTAATTTTATGTCGTTTACATGCTGGAGGCAAATTTTCAAATAAAAATTATCATTTTTCAGGAGGTTTACATGGTGTAGGTATTTCAGTAGTTAATGCACTATCAAAAAGAATGGAAGTTAATATATTCCGTAATTGTAAAATATATAATATTGTTTTTTCATATGGTCATAAAATTAAAAATTTAAATATTATTAATAATAATATTAATTATACTGGTACTAATATTAGATTTTGGCCTGATGAACATTTTTTTGAAAGTACTATTTTTTTAGTATCTAATTTAATAAATATATTAAAAGCAAAAGCAATATTATGTCCCGGATTAATAGTTAATTTTCATAATAAAAATACTGAAGAACATTATACTTGGAATTATCAAAATGGTTTATGTGATTATTTAATCAATTCAACTAAACAATACGTAACTGTACCCGACAAACCATTTATAGGTAATTACCATAGTAATATCAAACAATTAGATTGGGCATTATTGTGGATCCCTAACAATAATTATTGTATTGTAGAAAGTTATGTTAATTTAATTCCAACAATATATGGTGGTACGCATGTTAATGGTTTAAAATTAGGTTTATTAGAAGGTATAAAAAATTTTTGTGTATTACATAATATGTTATCTAAAAATATTAAATTATGTAGTGATGATATTTGGTCACATTGTTCTTATATTTTATCACTTAAAATACAAGATCCGCAATTTACTGGACAAACTAAAGAACGTTTATCTACCAGACAATGTACTATGTTTGTTGCTAATATAGTTCGTGATGCATTTATTTTATGGTTAAATAAAAATATTAAAATTGGTACATATATTGCTAATATGGTAATATCTAATGCTCAAAAACGAATTAGAGCATCTAAAAAAATAATCAAAAAAAAAAATTATATTAGTTCTATATTACCTGGTAAATTAGCAGATTGTATTATTAAAAATCCAAAACAAACAGAACTATTTTTAGTAGAAGGAGATTCTGCTGGAGGATCTGCTAAACAAGCTAGAGATAAAAATTATCAAGCTGTAATGCCTTTAAAAGGCAAAATTTTAAATACATGGGAAATTAGTTCTGAAGTAATTTTATCTTCACAAGAAATATATGATATTATACTAGCTATAGGTATTTACCCTAATAATAGTAATTTAAAAAAATTAAGATATCATAAAATTTGCATTTTAGCTGATGCAGATTCTGATGGTTTACATATTGCAACTTTATTATGTGCTTTATTTATTAAACATTTTTTCCCATTAGTACAAAATGGAAATATTTATGTAGTCATGCCACCATTATATCGTATTGATATAGGTAAAAAAGTTATTTATGCTTTAGATGAAAAAGAAAAATCATTAATTTTAACACAAAATAATCATCAAATTAAAAAACATAATATTAATGTTCAAAGATTTAAAGGATTAGGAGAAATGAATCCAAAACAACTACGAGAAACAACATTTAATCCTAGTACAAGAAAATTAATACAGTTAATTATTAATAATAATGTTTTAGATAAAAATAAAACTATGGCTATTATGGACATGTTACTTTCTAAGAAAAGATCTGAAGATCGTCGTAAATGGTTACAACAAAAAGGCAATATAACAAATATTTAA